In Trifolium pratense cultivar HEN17-A07 linkage group LG7, ARS_RC_1.1, whole genome shotgun sequence, a genomic segment contains:
- the LOC123897617 gene encoding protein NAR1-like, producing MSEKFSPALRIGDLNDFVAPSQACIVSLNGKKKLPDKVEVSIADRQVKSEPVKISLKDCLACSGCVTSAETVMLEKQGLDEFMSTISKGKAVIVSLSPQSRASIAAHFGVSPLQAFKKLTRFFKSLGVRAIFDTSCSRDLTLVESCVEFITRYRQSQLVDDERSKSSLPMIASACPGWICYAEKKLEPIVLPYISSVKSPQQTIGTIIKRYVCQDMELRPEEVYHVTVMPCYDKKLEASRDDFVFQLEPNAEGCDSEVNMILEVDSVLTTGEILGLIQSKEVDFKSLEEAPLDKLLTNINEEGYLYGVRGSSGGYAETIFRYAAKTLFGRHIDGPLNFRNIKNSDFQEVTLEVEGETVLKFALCYGFRNLLNTVRKLKTGKSDYHFLEIMACPSGCLNGGGQIKPLPGQSAKQLSQLLESVYLENVLPADPFDNPIIKGLYAKWLEQPGSEKAKRYMHTQYRHVEKSVTSQLNNW from the exons ATGTCTGAGAAATTCTCGCCCGCGCTTCGGATTGGAGATCTCAATGATTTCGTTGCACCATCACAAGCATGCATAGTTTCCCTCAACGGGAAGAAAAAGCTTCCCGATAAAGTCGAG GTGTCAATTGCTGACAGACAAGTGAAGTCAGAACCTGTTAAAATTTCACTCAAGGATTGTTTGGCATGCAG TGGATGTGTCACATCAGCGGAGACAGTTATGCTTGAGAAGCAAGGTTTGGATGAGTTTATGTCCACTATAAGTAAAGGAAAGGCAGTGATTGTGTCTCTTTCTCCACAATCAAGGGCTTCTATTGCAGCCCATTTTGGTGTTTCTCCTCTCCAG GCTTTCAAAAAATTGACAAGATTTTTCAAATCCTTGGGGGTGAGGGCTATTTTTGATACAAGTTGCAGTAGAGACTTGACCCTGGTCGAATCATGTGTGGAATTCATCACAAGGTATAGACAAAGTCAATTGGTAGATGATGAGAGGAGTAAGTCAAGCCTACCCATGATTGCATCAGCATGCCCAG GTTGGATATGCTATGCTGAAAAGAAACTTGAACCCATTGTTCTACCCTACATTTCATCAGTGAAGAGTCCCCAACAAACAATTGGAACTATCATAAAGCGCTACGTATGCCAAGATATGGAACTCAG GCCAGAAGAAGTATACCATGTCACCGTGATGCCTTGTTACGATAAGAAGCTAGAGGCTTCTAGGGACGACTTTGTTTTCCAATTGGAGCCGAATGCTGAAGGGTGTGACAGTGAAGTTAACATGATTTTGGAGGTAGATTCAGTATTGACAACTGGAGAGATTTTGGGATTGATTCAG TCAAAAGAAGTTGATTTTAAAAGCTTAGAAGAGGCTCCTCTGGATAAACT GCTAACAAATATTAATGAAGAGGGATACCTTTATGGGGTCCGTGGGAGCTCTGGAGGTTATGCAGAAACAATATTCCGATATGCTGCTAAAACATTGTTTGGAAGACATATTGACGGTCCTTTGAACTTCAGAAACATTAAGAATTCCGATTTTCAGGAAGTTACTTTGGAG GTTGAGGGAGAAACAGTGTTGAAATTTGCTCTCTGTTATGGTTTCCGGAACTTGCTAAACACTGTACGAAAACTTAAAACAGGGAAATCTGATTATCATTTCCTGGAAATCATGGCATGCCCTTCAG GTTGCTTAAATGGGGGAGGTCAAATCAAACCCCTTCCAGGACAATCTGCTAAACAACTGAGTCAGCTATTAGAATCAGTTTATCTTGAAAAT GTTTTGCCAGCAGACCCATTCGACAATCCCATTATTAAAGGTTTATATGCCAAGTGGCTTGAGCAGCCCGGTTCTGAGAAAGCTAAGAGATACATGCATACACAATATCGTCATGTTGAGAAAAGCGTCACTTCTCAGTTGAATAATTGGTGA